The nucleotide sequence TGTTCGGCCGCCGGCGAGCAGAGGTAGACGGCGGTGCCGCCCAGTTGCTCGGGCGTGACGAACTGCAGCGAGGGCTGCTTTTCGCCCAGCAGTTCGCGGGCCGCGGTTTCCTGGTCCACGCCCTCGCGGGCGGCGATGGCGGTGATCTGCTTTTCCACCAGGGCGGTGCGGACCCAGCCCGGGCAGATGGCGTTGGCCGTGATGCCCAGCCCGGCCGTCTCCAGCGCCGTCACCTTGGTCAGCCCCACCACCCCATGCTTGGCGGCGACATAGGCCGACTTGCTGGCCGATCCCACCAGCCCATGCGCGGACGCGATATTGATGATGCGCCCCCACTGCTGCTTCTTCATATGGGGCAGCGCGGCGGCGGTACCGTGAAAAACCGCGGAAAGATTCAGGGCGATGATGGCATCCCATTTTTCCGGCGGGAAGTTTTCGATCAGGTCGGTGTGCTGGATACCGGCGTTGTTCACCAGGATATCCACCCGCCCCAGGGCCGCGACGGTGTTTTCCACCAACTGCCGCACCGCGGGGCCCTTGGACAGGTCCGCCCCGTCGTAGACGGCCTTGACGCCATGGGCCAGGGCCAGTCCCGCCCGGGTTTTCTCGATCTCCGCCGCGTCGCCAAACCCGTTCAGGACGATGTCGGCGCCCTGGGCCGCCAGCGCGGTGGCGATCCCCAGGCCGATACCGCTGGTTGATCCGGTAACGATGGCGACTTTTCCTTTCAGCATGGGGATTCTCCTTTCCGGTAGGGACCGAGGGTGGCTGGATGGCGGTGGCGGATGGCCGGCCGGCGTACAGGCGCCCGATCAGGGTGCCCAGGGAGTGTAGCCTTCCCCGCGCCTGGGCTGCATCCGTTCGACGAGTTTGATCAGCACGGGGACCACCGCCATGGAAATGGCCACCACCACGGAGATCAGGTCCCGGTGCGCGGCACTGAGCAGGCCGTTGTCCCAGGCTTCGTTGAACAGCGCGAAACCGAACTCCCCGCCCTGCGCCAGGGCCATGGCAAAGGGCAGCCGATGGTAGGAAGGCAGCCCCGCCATGCGGGCGATGCCGTAAAGGATCGCCCCCTTGACCAGCAGCAGCGCGGTGACGCTGAAGGTGACGAAGCGCCAGTGTTCGCGCACCACGTCCAGGTCGGCCGACATCCCGACGCCCAGGAAGAACAGCCCCAGCAGCAGCCCCTTGAAGGGCTCGATGGAGGTCTCCATCGACTCGCGGTATCTGGACTTGGCCAGCAGCACGCCCACCAGGAAGCCGCCCAGGCCGGCGGACAGCCCGGCATGGTCGAACAACTGGGCCGAACCGATCACCACCAATAGCGTCGCGGCGGTGAACAGCTCCTTCAATTGGGCACGTTCGGCCCAGCTGATGACGCGCAACCGGTAGCAGACCAGCACCACGGCCACCGCCACCAGGGACGATACGAAGGAAGGCGCACGCGTACCGCCGCCCCCGATGATGCCCAGCGCGATCAGGATGGGAATGGCGGCCATGTCCTGCAGCAACAGCACGCCCAGCGCCGTGCGGCCCATCGGCGTCCGGGTCAGCTGGCGCTCGTCCAGCAGCCGCATGGCCACCGCCGTGGAGGACAAGGCCAGCGCCGTCCCGCAGACGATGGCGCCGGTCCACGACATATCGATCAGGTGCCGCAGCCCCAGCCCCATCAGCGCGGCCAGCACGCCGGCGCAGGACACCATCTGCAGAAGGCCGACGCCGAACACTTCCCGGCGCATGCCCCACAGGCGGGACGGCGCCAGTTCCAGGCCGATGACGAACAGCATCATCACCACGCCCCACTGCGAGATTCCGGTAATCGCCGGGACGTCCGTGACCAGCCGCAGTCCGGACGGCCCGATCAGGATGCCCGCCAGCAGGTAGCCGGGAATCGTGCCCAAGCCGAGCAACTGCGTCAGCGGCACGCAGATCACGGCGGAAAGCAGGAGGATAACGACGAGGTCCATGGTCGCCCGGGTCCGAGAGAACACGCATTCTGACAAAAAATTACGGCGCCTGGGGCGGTGGCTGGGTGCCCGGGGCCGACGGTTCTCCCGAACAGGGCGGCTGGCCGGCGGCGCATGCATGTTCCTCGCTGACCGTGGCCGGCGGAAGGGCGGGGACCATCCGCCGGGTAGCGGCTCGGTGGTGGCTGGCCGCGGCCCACACACAAAGCCTTCGATTGCTGGTAGAATAGCGGGCTTTGCTGCTCACCAGACATATTCTGTTCGGTATGGTCCGGAGAGCAACCCGTGGCGTCTGTTGACCACCCCGCCA is from Bordetella bronchialis and encodes:
- a CDS encoding 3-hydroxybutyrate dehydrogenase, encoding MLKGKVAIVTGSTSGIGLGIATALAAQGADIVLNGFGDAAEIEKTRAGLALAHGVKAVYDGADLSKGPAVRQLVENTVAALGRVDILVNNAGIQHTDLIENFPPEKWDAIIALNLSAVFHGTAAALPHMKKQQWGRIINIASAHGLVGSASKSAYVAAKHGVVGLTKVTALETAGLGITANAICPGWVRTALVEKQITAIAAREGVDQETAARELLGEKQPSLQFVTPEQLGGTAVYLCSPAAEQVTGTSISVDGGWTSR
- a CDS encoding cation:proton antiporter, whose product is MDLVVILLLSAVICVPLTQLLGLGTIPGYLLAGILIGPSGLRLVTDVPAITGISQWGVVMMLFVIGLELAPSRLWGMRREVFGVGLLQMVSCAGVLAALMGLGLRHLIDMSWTGAIVCGTALALSSTAVAMRLLDERQLTRTPMGRTALGVLLLQDMAAIPILIALGIIGGGGTRAPSFVSSLVAVAVVLVCYRLRVISWAERAQLKELFTAATLLVVIGSAQLFDHAGLSAGLGGFLVGVLLAKSRYRESMETSIEPFKGLLLGLFFLGVGMSADLDVVREHWRFVTFSVTALLLVKGAILYGIARMAGLPSYHRLPFAMALAQGGEFGFALFNEAWDNGLLSAAHRDLISVVVAISMAVVPVLIKLVERMQPRRGEGYTPWAP